CGTCAAGGCGCTCGCTGAGCCGGACGCGCGTGCGGTCTGCGCTCCCCTGGTGGTCGGTTCCGTTCGCATTCTGGAAGGGATGGCGCGGAAGCTCGGCGCGCCGGTGCGCTTCCGCAGGGTTAAAGGGCTTGTTTCGCTGCCCGCCGACACGGTGGGAGTCGTGGAGCCGGACGGCGTGGACCCGGGGAACTTCGCGGTCGGGCAGGTCTCCGCCGCGTGCGGTCGGGCGGCCATAGCGTGCATCCTGCGCGCCGTGGAGTTGGTACAGCATGGCGAGGCGCGGGCTATGGCCACCGCGCCCATTCACAAAGAGGCGATGCGCCTGGCCGGCTACGAGGAGCTTGGGCACCAGGAGCTGCTGGCCCGGGTCACCGGCGCGCGCGATCTGGCCACCATGCTGGTCAGCGGAAAGCTGCGCGCCGTGCACCTGACCACGCACCGGTCGCTGCGCAACGCCTGCGACGCCGTGACGCGGGGGAACATCCTCGCCAAGCTGGGGTTGACCGACCGCTGCCTGCGCGCGTGGGGCGTGCCACGGCCGCGCATCGCGGTAGCGGCGCTGAACCCCCACGGCGGCGAGGGTGGCCTGGTCGGACGCGAGGAGGTGGACGAGATCGCGCCCGCCGTCCAGGACGCGCGGGCCAGGGGCATTGAAGCGCGAGGCCCGTTTCCGGCGGACTCGGTGTTTCTGCGGGCCATCGCCGGCGAGTTCGATGCGGTGCTCGCCATGTACCACGACCAGGGCCACATACCCGTGAAAGTGCACGGCTTTGAGCGCAGCATCAGCGTCACGCTGGGGCTTCCCTTCATCCGCACGTCCGTGGACCACGGCACCGCGTTCGACATCGCGGGAAAGGGCGTGGCCCAGCATGTGAGTATGGTGGAGGCCATCAGGGCCGCAGCGGCGCTGGCCACGGGCCGTGATCTGGGGAAGACGGGAGCAAGCGCGTCCGGGATTCGGCCCGGCCATCTCGCAGGAGAGTCGTAGCGGAGCCTATGCGTTTCAGGATAGCCACGTCGAGCATTCTCGACGTCCAATGGATGGCGCGAAAGATGGTGGGGCAGATACTGCGCCAGGACCTGCCGAGGCTTCAGCGGCAAGCGCGGCAGCCCCCCAACGGCTTCAAGCATCTTTTTGTCATCCCCAATGAGGGGTGCGTTGCCGTGCGGCTCATCTCGGCGGCATTCTCGCATCCCAACATGCGGCGCATCCTTGCCCCCTACGACGAGGCGATGGACGTCGTCTTTGTGGGAGTGCCCCGTGAGCTGCTCGAGCGAGGCGAAGACGCCTCCGCGATTATCGTCCGCGTGTGCCTGGATTGGCCGCAGGGACGGGAGGCGCTGACGTACGAGATGGGGCCGGACGTCCACCGCATGGGCGACTACGGGAGCAGTCGAGTCTTCTCGGATTAGCGCACCGCTGCGTGTCGCCGGGTCGGACGCCGGGCATTTCTTGCTCTGATGCGACGTCGTCTGCGAGAGTAGTTCCAGGAGCATCTGTGAAGACTCTGCTGATAGCGGTCGCTGTCCTCGTCGTCGTTGCCATCCTCGCTGGCGGCTATTTTGGCTTCGTCCCCGGCGTCTCCTCCATCTTCGGCTCCGACCGTCCACGCGACCTCGGTGTTCGCTACACCCAGGCTGATTTGCAGAGCCTCCGCGGCAAGACCGGTATGCGGTACGGAAGTCTTCCGGCGGACGCGCCTCCGGAGGCGAGCCGGACTTATTCGGGCCAGAGGGCCGTCACCGCGTCGTTCACCGACAGGGAGCTGACGGCGGAGCTCAACAGCGTGCCCTGGAAATACGACCCGCTTGCGGACGCCCAGGTAAGATTCAATGCGGACGGGACAGTGGAGTTCTCGGGCCTCTTGCTGAAGGACAGGGTGCCAGATTATGTGCGGGCAATGGGCCTGACGCCTGCGGAGATTCAACTCATGTCAGACCAACTGAATAGCGTCCCCGGCGACCCGTCGTTCTACGCGAAGGGTAGGTTTGAGATAACAGGCAACCGGGTCACGCTCCTTGATGTACAGACCCTGGAAGTGGGCCGTATAGCGGTGCCGGAGAGCGTGAGACGGGAGGGCAGGAGCACTCTTATTGCTCTGGTGGAGCGCCGGATGCGGACAATCCCGGGCTTCAGCGCGAAGTCTGTGACTGTCGAGAACGGAATGCTGAATTTTGACGGCACACTGCCGGCGGTGATGGCGGTCGCGCCGTAGTGATATCATTGAGGGTAGGGGAGCGCCGCGGATTTATGTCCTGCGGCCAAACGAGGAGGGAGCCATGACCACAAGCACGAAAGCCGAAGCGCTGCGTGAGCGGATAGAGAAGGCGCTCGACAAGGTCCGGCCGTACCTGGAGCAGGACGGCGGCAATGTGGACGTGATGAACGTCTCCGACGACGGTGTCGTGGAGCTACAGCTTCAGGGCGCGTGCAGCGGGTGCCCTAGCTCCGTCATGACGCTGGCGGCGGGTATCGAGCGGGTGATTCGGGAAGAGGTGCCCGAGGTCACGGAGATTGTCACCGTCTAGCCCGGCGCACGACTGCGAACGACAAAGGCGCTCCGCACGGCGGAGCGCCTTTCTTTGTGCTCCGGTTGCCTTCAGGTAAAGCAGGCCTGTAATACCGCCTCCACCTGGGGCGTAATAACGTCCCAATCAGCGTCCTCGGTTTTTCGCACCGTGATGAATGAGCGGGTGACGAACACGCTCACGACTCCAGGCACGGCAAACAGGCTCTTCGCCAGCGGGGACGTCTCCGCGTCCCTGGACGAGTTGTATGACTGGCTGCGGCCCTCGATGAGCGGCCTGCCCAGGTCAGGAGTGAACTTGAGTGCCTGGGGATTGGGCGTTATATCAACGGATATCTGGACGGACATGGACGCTCCCCGGCCCTAAGCCACTCGCTCGAGGTGGAACGCCTGGTGGAGCGCCTGGACCGCCTCCGCTACCTGCTTCTCGCTGATGATGCAGGTGATGCGAATTTCGGAGGTGGTGATGAGCTCAATATTGATGCCCTTGTCTGATAGTGTGCGGAACATCTTGGCCGCGTAGCCGGGCGCGGTCTGCATGCCCGTCCCGACGATGCTCACCTTGCCGAGCGTGGAGTCCGCCACGCATTCCCTGGCGCCGATGGACTTGACCACCGGCTTGATCACCTCCATGGCCTTCTCCAGGTCCTTGCGGGCGACCGTGAAGGTGAGGTCGGTCAGCTTGTGCACGCCGGTGTTCTGGACGATGGTGTCCACGCTCACGCGCTTCTGGGCCAGAGGCTCGAAGATGCCCGCAGCGATGCCTGGCTTGTCCGGCACGCCGACGACGGTGATTTTGGCCACGTCGGTGTCGTGAGAGATGCCCCGGAGTTTGCTTCGCAGTTCCATAGTGACCTCGTCATGGATTAGTGTTCCCGGCGCATCGTTGAAGCTGGACGCTACGATGATGGGGATGTGGTGCAAAGCGCCCATCTCCACGGCGCGCGGGTGCATGATCTTGGCGCCCTGGACGGCCAGCTCCATCATCTCTTCAAAGCTGATGTCCTTGAGCTTGCGCGCGTCCGGGCAGATGCGCGGGTCCGCGGTATAGACGCCGTCCACGTCGGTGTACCGCTCGCAGAGGTCGGCGCAGAGGGCGGCGGCCAGAGCGACGGCCGTGGTGTCCGATCCGCCGCGGCCCAGGGTGGTGACGTCCATGCTTTCGGTCACGCCCTGGAAGCCGGCCACGACGACGATGCGTCCCTCCTGAAGCTCGCGCCAGATGCGTCCCGGGTTCATGGCGACGATGCGGGCGTCCGTGTGCGCGGCGTCGGTCTGTATGCCGGCCTGCGCGCCGGAGAGGCTGACGGCCTCGTGGCCGGCGGCCTTGAGCGCCATGGACAGCAGGGTGCAGGAGATGATTTCACCGGTGGAGAGGAGCAGGTCCATCTCACGCGGGTCCGGCCTAGGGGTTATCTGCCGGGTGAGCTGGACGAGTTCGTCGGTGGTGTCGCCCATGGCGGAGACCACAGCGACCACCTGGTTACCCTTTTCTTTCGTGCGAATGATGCGACGAGCAACGTTCTTGATCAGGTCCACGTTGGCTACCGAGGTGC
This genomic interval from Dehalococcoidia bacterium contains the following:
- the pdxA gene encoding 4-hydroxythreonine-4-phosphate dehydrogenase PdxA, coding for MSKRPVIAVTMGDPAGIGPEVVVKALAEPDARAVCAPLVVGSVRILEGMARKLGAPVRFRRVKGLVSLPADTVGVVEPDGVDPGNFAVGQVSAACGRAAIACILRAVELVQHGEARAMATAPIHKEAMRLAGYEELGHQELLARVTGARDLATMLVSGKLRAVHLTTHRSLRNACDAVTRGNILAKLGLTDRCLRAWGVPRPRIAVAALNPHGGEGGLVGREEVDEIAPAVQDARARGIEARGPFPADSVFLRAIAGEFDAVLAMYHDQGHIPVKVHGFERSISVTLGLPFIRTSVDHGTAFDIAGKGVAQHVSMVEAIRAAAALATGRDLGKTGASASGIRPGHLAGES
- a CDS encoding NifU family protein translates to MRERIEKALDKVRPYLEQDGGNVDVMNVSDDGVVELQLQGACSGCPSSVMTLAAGIERVIREEVPEVTEIVTV
- a CDS encoding NifU N-terminal domain-containing protein translates to MSVQISVDITPNPQALKFTPDLGRPLIEGRSQSYNSSRDAETSPLAKSLFAVPGVVSVFVTRSFITVRKTEDADWDVITPQVEAVLQACFT
- a CDS encoding aspartate kinase, with the protein product MGLVVQKYGGTSVANVDLIKNVARRIIRTKEKGNQVVAVVSAMGDTTDELVQLTRQITPRPDPREMDLLLSTGEIISCTLLSMALKAAGHEAVSLSGAQAGIQTDAAHTDARIVAMNPGRIWRELQEGRIVVVAGFQGVTESMDVTTLGRGGSDTTAVALAAALCADLCERYTDVDGVYTADPRICPDARKLKDISFEEMMELAVQGAKIMHPRAVEMGALHHIPIIVASSFNDAPGTLIHDEVTMELRSKLRGISHDTDVAKITVVGVPDKPGIAAGIFEPLAQKRVSVDTIVQNTGVHKLTDLTFTVARKDLEKAMEVIKPVVKSIGARECVADSTLGKVSIVGTGMQTAPGYAAKMFRTLSDKGINIELITTSEIRITCIISEKQVAEAVQALHQAFHLERVA